A genomic stretch from Maniola hyperantus chromosome 22, iAphHyp1.2, whole genome shotgun sequence includes:
- the eIF2D gene encoding eukaryotic translation initiation factor 2D, protein MFAKPYRLKSNKTLKNTEKKYLTHRIQSEFPVATDEKVKELVPAKSATSCMKVVLHSGDTVAVYVVDGVPMMIDVSDRLVPTVCALWKVPDLVPTITIHSPVLNKMQAGVPLYAPGVVTEGSFPQFQRGAVVAACTSDNAAAGVIGHAMMSSADLVRAPMGVCLETLHVYGDQLCKEEKFSKIERPKLGPASYIDLPANIAVDFKQLNIQPVKEEWPSLVRKPPTPVANEPVTIPDLPIEPESTEEIPETQPEDEVVEELNNSGATDCSEAEDEVPSDMDGLLRWCLLSFLKTQAKHVELPLKTNLLYKNHLMPFCPADRTLEVKKSSYKKMGKFLEAMQREGLVEVREIDKGVDALVSVNTAHPLVRAHRARAPQSKDEPEKDEHEYVPPQIRELYCITANVVELFAPLRKGTALSAADVRQTIVQHVTDKKLTHPQARGCVTLDHVLAAATGKQPQELMKWEELTTCVLGRMTPSTETRYSDGTVKLTKSRLEPIKMQVVTRSGNKKVTLVSNLESFGFSLRPLAHACQLLAGAACGTTRSAASKTDQLMLQGDQTHLVAKLLIEKYGLPKKFIEGADKALNKKK, encoded by the exons ATGTTCGCCAAACCGTACAGGTTAAAATCTAACAAAACCTTGAAAAACACGGAAAA AAAATATCTGACTCATCGGATACAGAGTGAGTTTCCAGTTGCAACTGATGAGAAAGTGAAGGAATTAGTGCCTGCAAAGTCTGCTACTAGTTGCATGAAAGTGGTGCTTCATTCGGGGGACACTGTAGCTGTTTATGTAGTGGATGGAGTGCCCATGATGATAGACGTGAGCGATAGGCTCGTGCCCACTGTTTGCGCGCTATGGAAAGTTCCAGATTTAGTTCCTACCATTACAATCCACTCACCGGTTCTGAATAAA ATGCAAGCTGGTGTGCCGCTGTATGCACCAGGTGTCGTGACGGAAGGCAGTTTTCCGCAGTTCCAGAGAGGGGCAGTGGTAGCAGCCTGCACCAGTGACAATGCTGCAGCGGGAGTCATTGGTCATGCCATGATGTCCTCCGCTGATCTAGTCAGGGCTCCTAT GGGAGTGTGCTTAGAAACACTGCATGTTTACGGCGATCAGTTGTGTAAAGAAGAgaagttttcaaaaattgaaCGACCCAAACTAGGACCAGCTTCATACATTGACTTGCCTGCCAACATAGCTGTTGATTTCAAACAG ttAAACATCCAGCCAGTAAAGGAAGAGTGGCCAAGCCTAGTAAGGAAACCCCCCACGCCTGTAGCAAATGAGCCTGTGACTATTCCTGACTTGCCAATAGAACCTGAATCAACGGAAGAGATTCCTGAAACTCAGCCTGAAGATGAAGTGGTTGAGGAGTTGAATAATTCTGGTGCCACAG ATTGTTCAGAGGCGGAAGATGAGGTGCCCAGTGACATGGACGGGTTGCTTCGGTGGTGCCTGCTGTCCTTCCTTAAGACGCAAGCCAAGCACGTGGAGCTGCCGCTCAAAACTAACTTACTTTACAA AAACCACCTGATGCCGTTCTGCCCGGCCGACAGGACTCTAGAAGTAAAGAAGTCTAGCTACAAGAAGATGGGGAAGTTCCTTGAAGCCATGCAGAGG GAAGGCTTGGTCGAAGTCCGCGAAATAGACAAAGGTGTGGACGCGCTAGTATCCGTCAACACAGCGCATCCACTGGTGCGTGCTCACCGCGCGCGTGCTCCGCAGAGCAAGGACGAGCCGGAGAAGGACGAGCACGAGTACGTGCCCCCACAGATAAGGGAGCTGTACTGCATCACTGCCAACGTTGTGGAGTTGTTCGCGCCGCTCAG GAAAGGCACCGCGCTGTCGGCGGCGGACGTGCGACAAACGATCGTGCAGCACGTCACAGACAAAAAGCTGACGCATCCGCAGGCGCGCGGCTGCGTCACGCTCGACCACGTGCTGGCCGCAGCCACGGGGAAACAGCCACAG GAGCTCATGAAGTGGGAGGAGCTTACGACGTGCGTGCTCGGCCGAATGACGCCCAGTACAGAGACGCGCTACAGCGATGGCACTGTCAAGCTGACTAAATCAAGGCTCGAACCCATCAAGATGCAAGTCGTCACTCGCAGTGGAAACAAGAAG GTGACGCTGGTATCGAACCTGGAGTCGTTTGGGTTCAGCCTGCGACCTCTCGCGCACGCGTGCCAGCTGCTCGCGGGCGCGGCGTGCGGCACCACGCGCAGCGCCGCGTCCAAAACTGACCAGCTCATGCTGCAGGGGGACCAG acACATCTTGTTGCAAAACTGCTAATAGAAAAGTATGGCTTGCCCAAGAAATTCATAGAAGGCGCTGATAAGGCTTTAAACAAGAAGAAATGA
- the LOC117992997 gene encoding probable serine/threonine-protein kinase nek2, with amino-acid sequence MTEKLKDYQVLDVFCGGTLYKVRHKVTNSIFAWKAYNCCAFSDEQIQNVDNEVKTLSKVLSGNFLRYYDTILHAPTKTLYFVLEYVSWQSIQELIALCKATDKHFTEDFIWYTLLELARTCKTVEGLNFVTLQKCLSPEAIFVGPNGELRVNCFELCAEASEATDLIQQIGEVIRTLCYLPGACDDKIKEFLYSDDLKDVISFLTDASTDNLRADVVIYHPTVLANTGTLSGPYRCSEILASTESKILTSEANKCDSEKAVEQCRTIEPLPRKHVTVDSPIYCNISPKLELNEYIEESNSPWQPVSPVIDALALELPGYVPRSRKPYSEALQRYKGPQKVSEDTLSHQWMSRLIALREREESLNRRERNLIAKEIVHSPAVEVVSIDDSTEQSIKINGITLPQVFNQESNNWVSRRRHRRTSSVRTRTRRKSYAYEELDSSLSADNGDSSMIITAAKITKENMPRRNIFPEVSSKKVHFTSSNPFAESDESVTLTFYELENVNSVNQVIKTEDKPLKDISKFKYLDLEKLTSEKRSAMQCSQSSPSKQAKITGKVFNDITNKNLRQTPSKTSLSSKGSRKSMICTSSHWGNDLRPGEDHCSEQTSSNGKLAYTQTPKAPPELKKSKRKSLLPFKTPFKFKTSTKV; translated from the coding sequence ATGACGGAAAAGTTAAAGGACTATCAAGTTCTCGACGTGTTTTGCGGCGGCACGCTGTACAAAGTGCGGCACAAGGTCACAAACAGCATATTTGCGTGGAAGGCTTACAATTGCTGCGCGTTCTCCGATGAACAAATACAAAACGTCGATAATGAAGTGAAAACATTGAGCAAAGTGTTATCTGGCAACTTCCTACGCTACTACGACACGATACTGCACGCCCCGACCAAAACACTTTATTTTGTTCTCGAGTACGTTTCTTGGCAGAGCATTCAGGAATTGATTGCACTATGCAAGGCCACTGATAAGCATTTCACCGAGGATTTCATCTGGTACACGCTGCTGGAGCTTGCGCGCACCTGCAAGACCGTGGAAGGGCTGAACTTTGTCACTTTGCAGAAATGTCTCTCACCAGAGGCGATATTCGTGGGCCCCAACGGCGAGCTGCGCGTCAACTGCTTCGAGCTCTGCGCGGAGGCTTCGGAGGCGACAGATCTCATTCAACAAATCGGAGAAGTCATACGCACCCTATGCTACCTGCCAGGAGCGTGTGACGACAAAATCAAGGAATTTCTCTACAGCGACGACCTCAAAGATGTGATAAGCTTTCTAACAGACGCCAGCACGGACAACTTGCGCGCAGACGTTGTGATCTACCACCCAACAGTGCTGGCCAACACAGGAACACTCTCAGGCCCCTATCGTTGCTCAGAGATACTCGCTTCAACAGAAAGTAAAATACTGACCTCTGAAGCGAACAAGTGTGATTCAGAGAAAGCTGTGGAGCAATGCAGGACTATAGAACCACTTCCTAGAAAACATGTTACTGTGGACAGCCCAATCTATTGCAATATCAGCCCCAAACTGGAACTAAACGAGTACATCGAAGAGAGCAACTCTCCCTGGCAGCCTGTGTCTCCAGTTATTGATGCATTGGCTTTAGAACTGCCTGGCTACGTGCCTCGAAGCAGGAAACCATACAGTGAAGCATTACAGAGATACAAGGGGCCTCAAAAAGTATCTGAGGACACTCTTAGTCATCAATGGATGTCTCGCCTCATAGCTCTGAGAGAAAGGGAGGAGTCTCTGAACAGGAGGGAAAGAAACTTGATTGCTAAAGAGATTGTCCACAGCCCAGCTGTGGAAGTTGTTTCTATAGATGACTCTACTGAGCAGAGCATCAAAATAAATGGCATAACTTTGCCCCAAGTGTTCAATCAAGAATCAAACAACTGGGTGTCGCGTCGGCGCCACAGGAGGACTAGTTCTGTGCGCACAAGGACCAGAAGAAAGAGCTATGCTTATGAAGAATTAGACAGCTCTCTGTCGGCCGACAACGGAGACAGCAGCATGATCATAACAGCTGCTAAAATCACTAAAGAGAACATGCCTCGTAGGAACATTTTCCCTGAAGTATCATCCAAGAAAGTGCATTTCACGTCAAGCAACCCATTCGCTGAGAGTGATGAAAGTGTTACACTAACATTTTATGAGTTAGAAAATGTTAACAGTGTGAATCAAGTGATCAAAACTGAGGACAAACCATTGAAAGACATCAGTAAGTTTAAATATTTAGACTTGGAAAAGTTGACTTCTGAAAAGAGGTCTGCAATGCAATGCAGCCAGTCCTCGCCTTCCAAACAAGCGAAAATCACAGGTAAAGTGTTCAATgatattacaaataaaaacttGAGACAGACACCTTCTAAAACCAGCCTCTCTTCCAAAGGCTCAAGAAAATCTATGATATGTACAAGTAGTCATTGGGGCAATGATTTGAGACCAGGCGAGGATCATTGTAGTGAGCAAACCAGCTCAAATGGCAAACTGGCTTACACTCAAACTCCTAAGGCCCCTCCAGAACTTAAGAAATCAAAAAGGAAGTCTCTCTTGCCTTTTAAGACTCCTTTCAAGTTCAAGACTTCGACAAAAGTTTAA